In Acidaminococcales bacterium, a single genomic region encodes these proteins:
- the trmB gene encoding tRNA (guanosine(46)-N7)-methyltransferase TrmB: MRLRKNKSLSEAIKEYADIVFLRGQTGGALRGKAGPEVEIGSGRGEFIVSLAAANKEKFFVGIENKADVLYHAARKIRAGALSNVRLIEGDASGVEEWFSPGQVGAVYINFCDPWPKARHAKRRLVFRDFLRKYRNISVPGGRLYFKTDDRRLFAFALEEFAFCGLKVTAQTLDLHNSGHENQAWTEYERKFHRLGMPVCFCAAAFCPAPEKLF, from the coding sequence ATGCGCCTGCGCAAAAATAAGTCCTTGTCCGAGGCGATAAAAGAGTACGCCGACATAGTTTTCCTGCGCGGGCAAACCGGCGGCGCGCTGCGCGGCAAGGCCGGCCCGGAAGTGGAAATAGGGTCGGGCCGGGGCGAATTTATCGTTTCTTTGGCTGCGGCGAACAAAGAAAAGTTTTTTGTCGGCATTGAAAACAAGGCCGACGTACTATATCACGCGGCGCGCAAAATCCGCGCCGGCGCGCTTTCCAATGTCCGCCTGATCGAGGGCGACGCGTCCGGCGTGGAAGAATGGTTCTCTCCCGGGCAGGTCGGGGCGGTTTACATAAATTTCTGCGATCCTTGGCCGAAAGCCCGACATGCTAAACGCAGGTTGGTTTTCAGGGATTTTTTGCGCAAGTACCGCAATATATCCGTCCCCGGCGGCCGCCTGTATTTTAAAACCGATGACCGCCGGCTTTTTGCTTTCGCTTTGGAAGAATTTGCTTTCTGCGGCTTAAAAGTAACCGCGCAAACCCTTGACCTGCACAATTCAGGCCATGAAAACCAGGCGTGGACGGAATACGAGCGCAAATTCCACAGACTGGGCATGCCCGTCTGTTTCTGCGCGGCGGCATTTTGTCCCGCCCCGGAAAAGCTCTTTTGA
- a CDS encoding C40 family peptidase, producing MKTLKLFCLVLILALSTLPALASGQPLRKDDGKNEKIAFVQKSLPVLGIKTDRTDGLMSKKTSKAIKKFQKNFKQFKLKPTGLLDDATYRAIEDALNSRRGARPIAPPPAGKGAGVIQTAALYKGVPYRFGGVDAKGFDCSGYTAFVFQKHNIALPRTADVQYKVGSAVARNALAVGDLVFFETYAKGASHVGIYAGGGKFWHASSSRGVMLSGLDEQYWRSRYLGARRVL from the coding sequence TTGAAAACTCTCAAGCTTTTCTGCCTCGTTCTCATCCTTGCTCTTTCCACCCTGCCCGCCTTGGCCAGTGGCCAGCCCCTGCGCAAGGACGACGGCAAAAACGAAAAAATTGCCTTTGTGCAAAAAAGCCTGCCTGTCCTGGGCATAAAGACCGACCGCACCGATGGCCTGATGAGCAAAAAAACCAGCAAAGCCATCAAAAAATTCCAGAAAAATTTCAAGCAATTCAAATTAAAACCAACAGGCCTTTTGGACGATGCCACTTACCGCGCCATAGAAGACGCGCTCAACAGCAGGCGGGGCGCGCGGCCAATCGCCCCCCCGCCGGCCGGCAAAGGCGCCGGCGTCATCCAGACCGCCGCGCTCTACAAAGGCGTCCCTTACCGCTTCGGCGGCGTTGACGCGAAGGGTTTTGATTGTTCGGGCTACACGGCCTTTGTTTTCCAAAAGCACAATATTGCCCTGCCGCGGACGGCCGACGTCCAATACAAGGTCGGTTCGGCGGTCGCGCGAAATGCACTTGCCGTAGGCGACTTGGTATTTTTTGAAACATACGCAAAAGGCGCTTCCCATGTTGGCATTTACGCCGGCGGCGGCAAATTCTGGCATGCTTCCAGCAGCCGGGGCGTCATGCTCAGCGGGCTTGACGAACAGTATTGGCGCTCAAGGTACTTAGGCGCGCGGCGCGTGCTTTGA
- a CDS encoding peptidoglycan glycosyltransferase → MANRQKYKTAAPRALFVLTIVGAGFLACILRIGWLQLVRGEALAARAAANKNILRELQSPRGAIYDREGRELAISLISLSLYAHPSAMDDGREQSGQRDPRRLAAQLISRELGKSEQELYDIFTGKEDFVWLERTMDKDRTDRLGKILSDNRLNGFGFIKESKRYYPMGPLAAQVLGFVGTDDVGLSGIEAELDSLLKSAVLPQFIETDTAGRPIFSSVLVNDRPQDMASVYLTIDNRIQYAAEKAIAAAVSKTGAKAASALVLDVDTGEILAMAGNPTFDPNYFYNYDEKTWRNFNISIVYEPGSTFKPLVAAAAINEGIVEPQTLFFDTGKLTIDDREISNSGGRSFGSIPFSEVITLSLNTSMAEIAFSLGRERLNKYARAFGFGDYTHIDLPGEEAGILFRTDSMRKIDMASMSIGQGIAVTPLQLVCAISAIAGGGRPIRPSIVKSIMQPDGSERKKPERPPKAQVVSAETSKKVLDMMEGVVLKGGGALAQIPGYRIAGKTGTAEKMKSGGGYAKNEYIASFVGIAPVEKPRFVALVLIDTPHSSYYGSETAAPVFKEIMQQTLVVSGIEPSAESALPPIKRLEPASGDKSRQLPLPAVDGKYTCVPDVTGFTMRECAKILEQNALALLPRGSGRAARQEPPALSVVEDESVVTVWFE, encoded by the coding sequence ATGGCAAACCGGCAAAAATACAAAACAGCCGCCCCCCGCGCCTTGTTTGTCCTGACAATCGTCGGCGCCGGCTTTTTGGCCTGCATCCTGCGCATCGGCTGGCTGCAGCTGGTCAGGGGCGAGGCGCTTGCCGCGCGCGCGGCGGCCAATAAAAATATCCTGCGGGAACTGCAATCCCCGCGCGGCGCGATCTACGACCGCGAAGGGCGCGAGTTGGCTATAAGCCTCATCTCGCTTTCTTTATACGCGCATCCTTCGGCCATGGACGACGGGCGCGAACAAAGCGGCCAAAGGGATCCGCGCCGCCTGGCGGCGCAACTTATTTCCCGTGAATTGGGAAAAAGCGAACAGGAACTTTATGATATTTTTACCGGCAAAGAAGATTTTGTCTGGCTGGAACGCACCATGGACAAAGACCGCACGGACAGGCTCGGCAAAATACTGAGCGACAACCGGCTTAACGGGTTCGGGTTCATAAAGGAAAGCAAGCGCTATTATCCTATGGGGCCGTTAGCCGCCCAAGTGCTGGGGTTTGTCGGTACCGACGACGTAGGCTTGAGCGGCATAGAAGCGGAGCTGGATTCTTTGTTGAAAAGCGCGGTGCTGCCGCAGTTCATAGAAACGGACACGGCCGGGCGGCCAATCTTTTCTTCCGTGCTCGTCAATGACCGCCCGCAGGACATGGCGTCCGTATATTTGACTATCGACAACCGCATACAGTACGCGGCGGAAAAGGCCATAGCCGCCGCCGTGTCCAAGACCGGCGCCAAAGCGGCGTCCGCGCTCGTCTTGGACGTGGATACAGGCGAAATTCTCGCCATGGCCGGCAACCCCACTTTTGACCCTAATTATTTTTATAATTACGACGAAAAAACTTGGCGCAATTTCAATATTTCCATAGTGTACGAACCGGGGTCCACCTTCAAGCCGTTAGTCGCGGCCGCCGCCATAAACGAAGGCATCGTGGAGCCGCAGACGCTGTTTTTCGACACCGGCAAATTAACGATTGACGACCGGGAAATAAGCAATTCCGGCGGCCGCTCTTTCGGTTCGATCCCTTTCAGCGAGGTAATAACCCTTTCCCTCAATACATCCATGGCGGAGATTGCTTTCAGCCTCGGCCGGGAACGCTTGAATAAATACGCGCGCGCCTTCGGGTTCGGCGACTACACCCACATCGACCTGCCGGGCGAAGAAGCGGGGATATTGTTCCGAACCGATTCCATGCGCAAAATTGACATGGCCAGCATGTCTATCGGGCAGGGCATCGCGGTAACGCCCTTGCAGCTGGTTTGCGCCATAAGCGCGATCGCCGGCGGCGGCCGGCCGATCCGCCCGTCCATCGTTAAAAGCATAATGCAGCCCGACGGCTCCGAGCGGAAAAAGCCGGAAAGGCCGCCGAAAGCGCAGGTCGTTTCCGCCGAAACAAGCAAGAAAGTGCTCGACATGATGGAAGGCGTCGTTCTCAAAGGCGGCGGGGCGCTGGCGCAAATCCCGGGCTACCGAATCGCGGGCAAAACGGGAACGGCCGAAAAAATGAAATCGGGCGGCGGCTACGCCAAAAACGAATACATAGCTTCTTTCGTCGGGATCGCCCCGGTGGAAAAACCGCGCTTCGTCGCCCTTGTCCTCATTGATACCCCCCATTCGAGTTATTACGGCAGCGAAACCGCCGCCCCCGTTTTTAAAGAAATAATGCAGCAGACGCTGGTGGTAAGCGGCATTGAGCCTTCGGCCGAAAGCGCCCTGCCGCCGATCAAGCGCCTCGAGCCGGCTTCCGGCGACAAAAGCCGCCAGCTTCCTTTGCCCGCCGTTGACGGCAAATACACTTGCGTGCCCGATGTAACCGGGTTTACCATGAGGGAATGCGCGAAAATCCTCGAACAGAACGCGCTCGCGCTCTTGCCGCGCGGCAGCGGGCGCGCCGCGCGGCAAGAGCCGCCGGCGCTTTCGGTGGTGGAGGACGAAAGCGTAGTTACCGTATGGTTTGAATAA
- a CDS encoding radical SAM protein codes for MYFDDEPGPVFRPPSEAESFILRVTVGCSHNACTYCNMYRTVKFHVKAPADVSAQIRAAAATGLPVKKVFLSDGDALVLSTGRLIDILSELRAAFPKLQRVAAYAGPRAILGKNPQDLRVLRENGLKLLYYGMETGDDRLLKEVNKGVDAREAVEAGCRVRAAGIKLSMMIIAGLGGAGGSAEHARHTAEAVNIIKPDMLSALTLMLYRGSELKEKYERGDFDILTPPQIMDELCAVLRGIDLPPGSCMLFRSNHISNYFSLAGTLPKDKERLLRQAEAARSELAKMPFYDPYNNAEHF; via the coding sequence ATGTATTTTGACGACGAGCCCGGCCCGGTGTTTCGCCCGCCCAGCGAAGCGGAAAGCTTCATTTTGCGCGTAACGGTCGGCTGCTCCCACAACGCGTGTACTTATTGCAACATGTACCGCACGGTAAAGTTCCATGTCAAGGCGCCTGCCGACGTTTCTGCGCAGATACGGGCCGCGGCCGCCACCGGCCTGCCGGTAAAGAAGGTTTTTCTCTCCGACGGCGACGCGCTTGTTTTGTCCACCGGGCGGCTTATCGACATATTGTCCGAACTTCGCGCGGCCTTTCCCAAACTGCAAAGAGTCGCGGCCTACGCCGGGCCGCGCGCCATTTTAGGAAAAAATCCGCAGGATCTGCGGGTTTTGCGCGAAAACGGCCTGAAACTTCTTTATTACGGAATGGAAACCGGAGACGACCGGCTGCTCAAAGAAGTAAACAAGGGAGTTGACGCGCGGGAAGCCGTCGAAGCCGGCTGCCGTGTCCGCGCCGCCGGGATCAAACTTTCCATGATGATCATTGCCGGCCTGGGCGGAGCGGGCGGCTCGGCCGAACACGCCCGCCATACGGCGGAAGCCGTAAACATCATCAAACCCGACATGCTCAGCGCCCTGACCCTCATGCTCTATCGCGGCAGCGAACTTAAAGAAAAATACGAACGCGGGGATTTTGACATCCTGACCCCACCGCAAATCATGGACGAGCTTTGCGCCGTCCTGCGCGGCATAGACCTGCCCCCGGGTTCTTGCATGCTTTTCAGGAGCAACCATATATCAAATTATTTTTCACTGGCCGGCACGCTGCCCAAAGACAAAGAAAGGCTTTTGCGGCAGGCCGAAGCCGCTAGGTCGGAGCTTGCAAAAATGCCGTTTTACGACCCTTACAACAACGCGGAACATTTCTGA
- a CDS encoding sigma 54-interacting transcriptional regulator, with the protein MIRERRDKEKLEQHYQKFLADGSLDVNVHPWVAESWKRCRARKTGNDKEPDSFRQDAAELEERMATGARIIEFMDGLCECLRAYCADYQFSVVLLDEESYILKNYSCNCGAGAFAGAPGARVAERDIGTSSVSIAREHKVPFLLFGAEAWPLAMRGTDSCAAPIMVGERLRYLVAIDFPARDDFIYDFMFSLLLTIKYSLENYLAVYEQKQALCTLLDEMPFSVYCVRPGGKVTYANANGRKRLDDNNNLSDVFLNYEHIPLNKGFQGVPLYNKESLWIARGRTYEDITTVLPLKSGEDVDSVVVASFSVEDLKTIVAHASGYNSRYSIFSMAGTTENFVALQNKAARIAKSGNNILLQGEPGTGKQRLAHGIHQASVRAANPFIVVKCGKTAENILDMEIFGYGAENTGWVSGKLELADAGTLFIDEVEKMPVSIGDKLAKVFAEKKLFDNSKKKKVDIRLIAACDSNLKRLSEKGLFSKPLYNILSQTLLRVPALRERTDDIEVLSNHILYEMALRHNLPPKHLSPEALSLILQCSWPGNIKQLQGVLEIAFFHTPGYVIGAGNIKMPSNAAVGKSWKHDRDAFIDAWKAAGGNISRLGLMLDVSRVTLYRYLKKYGLAGERA; encoded by the coding sequence ATGATACGCGAACGCCGCGACAAAGAAAAACTTGAGCAGCACTATCAGAAATTTTTGGCTGACGGTTCGCTTGACGTCAATGTACACCCTTGGGTAGCGGAGTCCTGGAAACGCTGCCGCGCCCGCAAGACCGGCAACGACAAAGAGCCGGACTCTTTCCGTCAGGACGCAGCCGAGTTGGAAGAGCGCATGGCGACCGGGGCGCGCATCATCGAATTTATGGACGGGCTGTGCGAATGTTTGCGCGCGTATTGCGCCGACTATCAATTCAGCGTTGTCCTGCTTGACGAAGAATCTTACATACTGAAAAATTATTCTTGCAATTGCGGCGCCGGCGCGTTTGCCGGCGCGCCCGGCGCAAGGGTCGCCGAACGCGATATCGGCACCAGCAGCGTCAGCATCGCCCGCGAGCACAAAGTCCCCTTTCTGCTGTTCGGCGCCGAAGCGTGGCCCCTGGCCATGCGCGGCACGGACTCTTGCGCGGCGCCGATCATGGTTGGCGAACGCCTGCGCTACCTTGTCGCGATTGACTTCCCGGCGCGGGACGATTTTATTTATGATTTTATGTTCTCCCTGCTTTTGACCATAAAATACTCCCTGGAAAATTATCTGGCCGTTTACGAACAGAAACAGGCCCTGTGCACTTTGCTTGACGAGATGCCTTTTTCCGTGTATTGCGTGCGCCCCGGCGGCAAAGTTACCTATGCCAACGCCAACGGTCGCAAGCGGCTTGACGATAACAACAATTTGAGCGACGTTTTTTTAAATTATGAACATATCCCGCTCAACAAAGGGTTCCAAGGCGTTCCCCTTTACAACAAGGAATCGCTCTGGATCGCCCGCGGCCGCACCTATGAAGATATAACCACCGTGCTGCCTTTAAAAAGCGGCGAAGACGTTGACAGCGTCGTCGTCGCCAGTTTTTCCGTCGAGGATCTGAAAACCATCGTCGCCCACGCCTCCGGCTACAATTCCCGTTACAGCATTTTCTCCATGGCGGGAACGACGGAAAATTTCGTCGCGCTGCAAAACAAAGCCGCGCGCATAGCCAAAAGCGGCAACAACATTCTTTTGCAGGGCGAGCCGGGCACAGGCAAACAGCGTTTGGCCCACGGCATACACCAGGCCAGCGTCCGGGCGGCCAATCCGTTTATCGTGGTAAAATGCGGAAAAACCGCCGAAAACATTTTGGACATGGAAATTTTCGGCTACGGCGCGGAAAACACCGGCTGGGTATCCGGCAAGCTGGAACTGGCCGACGCCGGCACCCTTTTTATTGACGAGGTCGAGAAAATGCCGGTAAGCATCGGCGACAAACTGGCCAAAGTCTTTGCGGAGAAAAAACTTTTTGACAATAGCAAAAAAAAGAAGGTAGACATACGGCTGATCGCCGCCTGCGACTCCAATTTGAAACGCTTGTCGGAAAAAGGGCTCTTTTCCAAGCCGCTCTACAACATCCTGTCCCAAACCCTGCTTCGCGTCCCTGCTTTGCGCGAGCGGACGGACGACATAGAAGTGCTTTCCAACCACATCCTCTACGAAATGGCCCTGCGGCACAACCTGCCGCCCAAACACCTTTCGCCGGAAGCCCTTTCCCTCATCCTGCAATGTTCCTGGCCGGGCAATATAAAACAGCTCCAGGGGGTTTTGGAAATAGCTTTCTTTCACACGCCCGGCTATGTGATCGGCGCCGGCAACATAAAAATGCCCAGCAACGCCGCCGTAGGCAAATCATGGAAACATGACCGGGACGCTTTTATTGACGCCTGGAAAGCGGCCGGCGGCAACATCAGCAGGCTTGGCCTTATGCTTGATGTCAGCCGGGTTACTCTCTACCGCTATTTAAAAAAATACGGCCTTGCCGGCGAAAGGGCCTAA
- a CDS encoding formate--tetrahydrofolate ligase → MLSDIEIAQKARLLPITQIAARLGVPEGQIDLYGRYKAKISLEYIKELEGRPNGNLVLVTAITPTPAGEGKSTTTVGLAQALAKINKKTLVALREPSLGPCMGIKGGAAGGGYSQVVPMEDINLHFTGDMHAITAAHNLLSAMTDNHLQQGNPLRLDPRRITWKRALDMNDRALRNIVVGLGGKTDGVPRADGFDITVASEIMAILCLAENIRDLKGRLGKIIVGYTYEDAPVTAAMLNAQGAMAALLKDALKPNLVQTLENVPAIVHGGPFANIAHGCNSLIATKTALKLADYVVTEAGFGADLGAEKFFDIKCRAGGLAPKAAVVVATVRALKMHGGVPKGSLAVPDKDALVRGLANLEKHLENIQKFGVPPIVAINIFTQDSREELDAIYRHCQKLGVAAELSDVWARGGEGGIALAKRVVETAEKNSAAFKPVYDLSAPPAEKAKTIAREIYGAANVNFSKQALASLEKYKGLGFSNLPVCMAKTQYSFSDDPLLLGRPENFTVTVRDARICAGAGFIVMLTGDILTMPGLPKTPAAEKIDVDDGGVIKGLF, encoded by the coding sequence ATGTTAAGCGACATAGAAATCGCGCAAAAAGCCCGCCTTCTGCCCATAACCCAAATCGCCGCCCGCCTCGGCGTGCCGGAGGGTCAAATTGACCTTTACGGGCGTTATAAAGCGAAAATATCATTGGAATACATAAAAGAGCTGGAGGGCAGGCCGAACGGCAACCTTGTCCTGGTAACCGCCATCACGCCCACGCCTGCGGGCGAAGGCAAGTCCACCACTACCGTCGGCCTCGCCCAGGCCTTGGCCAAAATCAACAAAAAAACCTTGGTCGCCCTGCGCGAGCCGTCGCTCGGGCCTTGCATGGGAATAAAAGGCGGGGCGGCGGGCGGCGGGTATTCACAGGTCGTCCCTATGGAAGACATCAACCTGCACTTTACCGGGGACATGCACGCGATCACTGCCGCGCACAATCTCCTGTCAGCCATGACAGACAACCATCTCCAGCAAGGCAACCCGCTGCGGCTTGACCCGCGCCGCATAACCTGGAAGCGCGCGCTCGACATGAACGACCGCGCGCTGCGCAACATAGTCGTCGGGCTTGGCGGCAAAACGGACGGAGTGCCGCGGGCGGACGGCTTCGACATAACCGTCGCGTCGGAAATAATGGCCATTCTTTGCCTTGCGGAAAACATTCGCGACCTTAAAGGACGGCTGGGCAAAATAATCGTCGGCTACACTTACGAGGACGCGCCGGTAACCGCCGCCATGCTCAACGCGCAGGGCGCGATGGCCGCGCTGCTGAAAGACGCGCTCAAACCAAACCTCGTGCAGACGCTGGAGAATGTCCCCGCCATAGTGCACGGCGGCCCTTTCGCCAACATAGCGCATGGCTGCAACAGCCTGATCGCCACCAAAACCGCCCTGAAGCTGGCCGATTACGTCGTAACCGAAGCCGGGTTCGGCGCGGATTTGGGCGCGGAGAAATTTTTCGACATAAAATGCCGGGCAGGCGGCCTCGCTCCCAAAGCCGCCGTGGTGGTGGCCACCGTCCGCGCGCTTAAAATGCACGGCGGAGTGCCGAAGGGCAGTTTGGCCGTTCCGGACAAAGACGCGCTCGTCCGCGGGCTGGCCAATTTGGAAAAACACTTGGAAAACATCCAAAAATTCGGCGTGCCGCCGATCGTGGCCATAAACATCTTTACGCAGGACAGCCGGGAAGAGCTTGACGCCATTTACCGCCACTGCCAAAAACTCGGGGTGGCGGCGGAACTGTCCGATGTCTGGGCGCGCGGCGGCGAAGGCGGCATCGCCCTGGCGAAGAGAGTAGTGGAAACGGCGGAAAAAAACAGCGCCGCCTTTAAGCCTGTATACGACCTGTCCGCCCCGCCGGCGGAAAAAGCGAAAACCATCGCCCGCGAAATATATGGCGCGGCCAATGTCAATTTCAGCAAACAGGCGCTTGCCTCCCTGGAAAAATACAAGGGCCTGGGATTTTCCAACCTGCCTGTTTGCATGGCCAAAACGCAGTATTCCTTTTCCGACGACCCGCTCCTGCTCGGGCGGCCGGAAAATTTCACCGTTACCGTGCGGGACGC
- a CDS encoding putative lipid II flippase FtsW has translation MNERKNIFWKNPFEAIVCLVLVLLAIGCINVFSASQVAAQDLFGNSRYYLYRYSLFALVGLAAMFFCSLVDYHVWLGKRADFFIVFTIILLIYVIFKGTAIKGAQRWIQVASSLSFQPSELAKLSVIMLCAAHIGKRLEYGKRSNIFSAPCLWAMLLGALVYIQPDLGTAAIIVSLTLSIYFICGLPAGQYLLLLLGLPAAAAVLAVQASYRMERVQAWLDPWAYADRTGYQAVQSILAIGSGGWMGAGMGYGSSKFYYLPEAHTDFSFAVLCQEWGFLGALAVIALFALLSYTLWKAAALAPDGQGYIIITGANILLAGQAMGNIAMVCGLLPVIGVPLPFISYGGTSLVSNMALFGIVLNIIRQSQRSASAALPVSRWAR, from the coding sequence ATGAACGAAAGAAAGAATATTTTCTGGAAAAACCCTTTTGAGGCGATTGTCTGCCTTGTCCTCGTACTTTTGGCGATCGGCTGCATAAACGTATTCAGTGCCAGCCAGGTGGCGGCGCAGGATTTGTTCGGCAACAGCCGTTACTATCTATACCGTTACAGTCTTTTTGCCTTGGTCGGGCTGGCCGCTATGTTTTTCTGCTCGCTGGTCGACTACCATGTCTGGTTGGGGAAAAGGGCGGATTTTTTTATTGTTTTTACAATAATCCTGCTGATTTATGTTATATTTAAAGGGACGGCGATCAAAGGGGCGCAGCGCTGGATACAAGTGGCTTCTTCCTTGTCCTTCCAGCCTTCGGAACTGGCCAAGCTTTCCGTGATCATGCTGTGCGCGGCGCATATCGGCAAACGTTTGGAATACGGCAAACGGAGCAATATTTTTTCCGCGCCCTGCCTGTGGGCCATGCTGCTGGGCGCCCTTGTTTACATACAGCCTGATTTGGGTACGGCCGCCATTATCGTCTCCCTCACCCTGTCCATTTATTTCATCTGCGGTCTGCCGGCCGGACAATACCTGCTGCTGTTGTTGGGCTTGCCGGCGGCGGCGGCCGTTTTGGCCGTACAAGCCAGTTACCGCATGGAAAGAGTGCAGGCCTGGCTCGACCCTTGGGCTTATGCCGACCGCACGGGCTATCAGGCTGTCCAGTCCATATTGGCTATCGGCAGCGGCGGTTGGATGGGGGCGGGCATGGGTTACGGCAGCAGCAAATTTTACTATCTGCCGGAAGCGCACACGGATTTTTCTTTCGCCGTGCTTTGCCAGGAATGGGGCTTCCTCGGCGCGCTCGCGGTAATCGCTCTTTTTGCCCTTTTGAGTTATACTTTGTGGAAAGCCGCCGCCCTCGCTCCCGACGGACAGGGCTACATCATCATAACCGGCGCGAACATCCTCCTGGCCGGGCAGGCTATGGGCAACATCGCTATGGTCTGCGGCCTTTTGCCTGTAATCGGCGTCCCTTTGCCTTTCATAAGCTACGGCGGCACTTCGCTGGTCAGCAACATGGCCCTGTTCGGCATAGTTTTAAACATAATAAGGCAAAGCCAAAGGAGCGCTTCGGCGGCGTTGCCTGTTTCGCGTTGGGCGAGATGA